The Caldicellulosiruptor acetigenus DNA window ATTTATTTTACTTTGAGTAAATTTCTGTAGAAAATAATTTGCATAATCTAAGCTTTCTATTGTGTCTGAAAGCTTTTTTGTGTAATCTTTTCCTTGCTTTTTGTAAAGTATAACCATGTCAATATCATTATTTATTGTTTTATATATGTTGGTAATACTTCTTTTATAAACAATTTCATCTTCACTCTGGCAAGTAAGTTGGTTTAGTTCATAAGATATAGAATTTAAACTGTCGTAAACGTTTAAGATTGAATCTGAATCTCCAGAAATAACATAAGATTGAATACTTCTACTTATTGTTCCAAAGTTATTTGTTATCGTATTAATACTTTCAATGTTATGATAAGTCTTATCAAAGTAGTTGTGAAGAAAATTAACATTGAGCTGAATTAATAGGTTTATTGCGATTGTTGTAAGGATGAAGGTTAAAATAAAGAATATAAGCTTTGCCTTGTATGTTTTGAATGATAGCATCATTTTCATCACCCAACCTATTTAACAATTATAGATATAGGAATAAATTGGCTCTTAGAAGATAACTTTTCAAAGTCTTTCATAATTAAAATAGACCTGATAGCAAGTTCATCGTAATTTGGCATAACAAGCCTGTCAATAAGTCCTTCATCTCTGTATCTTAAAAGTCGTGAATCATCTCCTGCTCCGATAAAGATAAAATTTGAGTCTTTTGGAGATTTGACAAAACTATCGATAAATGCAAAAGTCTCAAGCTCTTCAGTTGTATAATAACAATTGTATTGCTGAGCAGCTATTATGTTATTTAAAAGTTTTTCTGACTCAGCATTTCCATATTCAATTGAAAATAAATCTACAGAAAATTCTATTCCTTTTTCTTTTAAATAGCTTTTTATACCTTCAACTTCACTATTGCCTGATAAACTCTTGTTGATTGTATTTGTTATGACTGCAATTTTGAGTCTATCTAAATTTTTTTGTTTTGCTACAATTTCAATGTTACTTGCAACAAGCCTACCTTTTTGAAAATAGTCAAAACCCAGCGTTGTGTCAAAAAAATCTTTAAGGTTGCTGTTGAGAATAGATATCACTTTAATTTTTTGTAGTTTTAACTGGTCGATTAAAGATTTAATTTCACTGCTGTGAAACAAATCGCAAAGTATGACAAAATCAAACTTTGAAAAAAGAGCCAATTTTAAGCCAAAAACCTCCTCTTGTTCAGATTCATAGAAGATGGTTTCTGATAAAACCTTTTGTGCCTGAGCGAACTGTTCAAACTCACCCAAAAATTCTTTCCAGTACATTTCATTTTTAGGTAATATAACAGCGCAGTTTATATAATTATTTTGCGAAAAGTTATTTAAATTGCCCATTTTACGAATGACTAAAAAGTCACTTGCTGATAGCCACACCAAAATGAGCAGAAGCAAGAGAGAAACTGTTATTATTAAGTATTTCAATATGAAATTTTTTGTTGAGGACATTTTTTTACACACTCCTTTAAAACTATTTTAACATCTGAAGTTATCAAGTTAAACTCCAATATACAGCAAAAAATTGACCACAAAAAATTGCAGTAAATTTTTTATTTCATTTGTTCAAAAACTTAAAAACTTGACAAAAAAGTTTAGTGATTTGCTATTAATTTTGATTTAAATTTGATAGTGTAATCAAAATTTATATAAAAACTAAATAACATGAGGAGGTTTTGGTAAATGTTCAACAAAAAGAAATTTTGGGTGGTTTTAGTATCAATGGTTTTGATTATTTCACTTGTTCTTGTTGGTTGTGGTAAAAAGAGCACAAGCGACAGTTCAAATGGAACATCAGTAGAAAACAAGCCCTATATTGGTGTTGCTATCTACAAGTTTGATGACACATTTATGACGGGTGTAAGAAATGCAATTGCAAAAGAAGGACAGGACAAAGCAAAACTTGACTTTGTTGATTGCCAGAACTCTCAGTCAACTCAAAATGATAAGATTGACCTGTTCATCACAAAGAAAGTCGACGCTCTTGCAATCAACCCTGTTGATAGAACAGCAGCAGGTGTTTTGATCGACAAGGCAAAACAGGCAAATATTCCAGTTGTATTTTTCAACAGGGAGCCACTTCCAGAAGATATGAAGAAATGGGACAAGGTTTACTATGTTGGCGCTAAAGCTGAGCAATCTGGAACTTTACAAGGAGAAATCATGGCAGAGTATTGGAAATCACATCCGGAAGCTGACAAAAACCACAACGGAATTATGGAATATGTTATGATCACAGGTGAGCCTGGGCATCAGGATGCAATCTTGAGAACAGAGTATT harbors:
- a CDS encoding substrate-binding domain-containing protein, whose amino-acid sequence is MSSTKNFILKYLIITVSLLLLLILVWLSASDFLVIRKMGNLNNFSQNNYINCAVILPKNEMYWKEFLGEFEQFAQAQKVLSETIFYESEQEEVFGLKLALFSKFDFVILCDLFHSSEIKSLIDQLKLQKIKVISILNSNLKDFFDTTLGFDYFQKGRLVASNIEIVAKQKNLDRLKIAVITNTINKSLSGNSEVEGIKSYLKEKGIEFSVDLFSIEYGNAESEKLLNNIIAAQQYNCYYTTEELETFAFIDSFVKSPKDSNFIFIGAGDDSRLLRYRDEGLIDRLVMPNYDELAIRSILIMKDFEKLSSKSQFIPISIIVK
- a CDS encoding galactose ABC transporter substrate-binding protein, translating into MFNKKKFWVVLVSMVLIISLVLVGCGKKSTSDSSNGTSVENKPYIGVAIYKFDDTFMTGVRNAIAKEGQDKAKLDFVDCQNSQSTQNDKIDLFITKKVDALAINPVDRTAAGVLIDKAKQANIPVVFFNREPLPEDMKKWDKVYYVGAKAEQSGTLQGEIMAEYWKSHPEADKNHNGIMEYVMITGEPGHQDAILRTEYSIKAVEAAGIKTKALAQDTAMWDRVKGQEKMQAFLASFGDRIEAVFCNNDDMALGAIEALKAAGYFKDGKYIPVVGVDATTPGLQALEEGTLLGTVLNDAKAQGKATFNLAYVLAKGEKPTKENVGFDITDGKYIWVPYQKVTKDNLEEMKKYVNE